In Leifsonia sp. ZF2019, a genomic segment contains:
- a CDS encoding type B 50S ribosomal protein L31, producing MKTGIHPDYAPVVFRDLASGATFLTRSTVSSEKTIEWEDGNTYPVIDVEISSESHPFYTGKQRILDSAGRVEKFNSRYKNFGK from the coding sequence ATGAAGACTGGCATCCACCCCGACTACGCTCCGGTTGTTTTCCGCGACCTGGCCTCGGGTGCGACGTTCCTCACCCGCTCCACCGTCTCCAGCGAGAAGACCATCGAGTGGGAGGACGGCAACACCTACCCGGTGATCGACGTCGAGATCTCGTCCGAGTCGCACCCGTTCTACACCGGCAAGCAGCGCATCCTCGACTCGGCCGGCCGCGTCGAGAAGTTCAACTCGCGCTACAAGAACTTCGGCAAGTAA
- a CDS encoding alpha/beta fold hydrolase yields MTTSTRNTASPYADALGRLPVRRGEMELLGGTTRYWDYGDPEAGVTVVVVHGFRGDHHGLEPVVAQLPQLRMVSPDLPGFGESTPLVGAAHDIEGYSEWLRAFVAGLDVRGTLVLLGHSFGSIVVSGALAARGAGDPPHPASVILVNPIGQPALKGPRGVLTRLAIFYYWLAAVLPERLGFALLRNRVIVRVMSEAMAKTREPGLRAWIHDQHYRYFSAFSDRRVVLEAFRASVSHDVSEYAPRIPEPALLVAAVDDDITPIAAERRLCEVFPDARLVEIAGVGHLIHYEKPVEAAAAIRSFLTTEETV; encoded by the coding sequence ATGACCACCTCGACGAGGAACACAGCCTCACCATACGCCGACGCGCTCGGCCGACTACCCGTCCGTCGCGGCGAGATGGAGCTGCTGGGCGGGACGACCCGCTATTGGGACTACGGCGACCCCGAGGCAGGGGTGACGGTCGTCGTCGTGCACGGGTTCCGGGGGGACCATCACGGATTGGAGCCGGTGGTGGCGCAGCTCCCGCAGCTGCGGATGGTCTCGCCCGATCTGCCCGGTTTCGGGGAGTCGACGCCGCTGGTCGGGGCCGCCCACGACATCGAGGGCTACTCGGAGTGGCTGCGCGCCTTCGTGGCCGGGCTGGACGTGCGGGGCACCCTCGTGCTGCTCGGGCACTCGTTCGGCTCGATCGTCGTCTCCGGCGCGCTCGCCGCCCGCGGTGCCGGCGACCCGCCGCATCCTGCCTCCGTGATCCTGGTCAACCCGATCGGCCAGCCCGCGCTGAAGGGGCCGCGCGGCGTGCTCACCCGCCTGGCGATCTTCTACTACTGGCTCGCCGCGGTGCTGCCCGAGCGCCTGGGTTTCGCCCTGCTGCGCAACCGCGTGATCGTGCGCGTCATGAGCGAGGCGATGGCCAAGACCAGGGAGCCGGGCCTGCGCGCCTGGATCCACGATCAGCACTACCGGTACTTCTCCGCCTTCAGCGACCGCCGGGTCGTGCTCGAGGCGTTCCGCGCGTCGGTGTCGCACGACGTCAGCGAGTACGCCCCGCGCATCCCGGAGCCGGCGCTCCTGGTCGCCGCCGTCGACGACGACATCACTCCGATCGCGGCCGAACGGCGGCTGTGCGAGGTCTTTCCCGATGCGCGGCTTGTGGAGATCGCCGGGGTCGGCCATCTCATCCACTACGAGAAGCCGGTCGAGGCGGCCGCGGCCATCCGCTCGTTCCTCACCACCGAGGAGACCGTGTGA
- a CDS encoding histidine phosphatase family protein, with amino-acid sequence MTLISLVRHGQTDWNLARRIQGSSDIPLNDTGRAQAEATGRALAGGRFDAIYASPLGRAFETASIISSHLGLGEPTPLPALVERHYGEAEGLTGAEILERWPEGTPVPGRETREQVVERALPALVELGESHPGESILVVSHGGVIGSLVRQVTDHALPGPGEVIPNGSVHRFVYVDGALRLDRFNLGPEDRDLLTASVM; translated from the coding sequence GTGACCCTCATCTCCCTGGTTCGCCATGGTCAGACCGACTGGAACCTCGCCCGCCGCATCCAGGGCTCGAGCGACATCCCGCTGAACGACACCGGCCGCGCCCAGGCGGAGGCCACCGGTCGCGCCCTGGCGGGCGGACGTTTCGACGCGATCTACGCCAGCCCGCTGGGCCGCGCCTTCGAGACCGCGAGCATCATCTCGTCGCACCTCGGCCTCGGGGAGCCGACGCCGCTTCCCGCTCTGGTCGAGCGGCACTACGGCGAGGCGGAGGGTCTCACCGGCGCCGAGATCCTCGAACGCTGGCCCGAGGGGACGCCCGTGCCCGGGCGCGAGACCCGCGAGCAGGTCGTCGAGCGCGCGCTTCCCGCCCTCGTCGAACTGGGCGAGAGTCACCCCGGCGAGAGCATCCTGGTGGTCAGCCACGGCGGCGTCATCGGGTCACTGGTGCGGCAGGTGACGGACCACGCGCTCCCCGGGCCGGGCGAGGTCATCCCGAACGGCTCGGTGCACCGTTTCGTATACGTCGACGGAGCGCTCCGGCTCGACCGCTTCAACCTCGGTCCGGAGGACCGCGACCTGCTCACCGCCTCCGTCATGTGA
- a CDS encoding glucose-1-phosphate adenylyltransferase — MAAGRKIFGIVLAGGEGKRLMPLTADRAKPAVPFGGQYRLIDFALSNLINSQLRQMVVLTQYKSHSLDRHVSQTWRLDGMLNSYIASVPAQQRLGKRWFSGSADAILQSLNLLRDEKPDIVVVVGADHVYRMDFAQMIQAHIDSGAAATVAAIRQPISLADQFGVIEVDAAHPDRIAAFREKPSDPVGLPDSPDEVLASMGNYVFDADALIDAVIRDGDRPDSNHDMGGDIIPDFVSRGEAGVYDFNNNDLPGSTDRDRYYWRDVGTIDSFFEAHQDLISALPVFNLYNREWPIFSQVLNSPPAKIVRDGRGALGTTIDSIVSLGSVISGAHLERSVLGPWAKVDSGAKVVDSVVFERAVIEPNAFVGRAILDKDVVVAEGARIGVDPARDRARGFTVTESGITVVGKGVHVVP; from the coding sequence ATGGCAGCAGGCAGGAAGATCTTCGGCATCGTACTCGCGGGTGGAGAAGGGAAGCGGCTGATGCCGTTGACGGCCGATCGCGCCAAGCCCGCCGTCCCGTTCGGCGGTCAGTACCGGCTCATCGACTTCGCGCTCTCGAACCTCATCAACTCCCAGCTGCGCCAGATGGTCGTGCTCACGCAGTACAAGTCGCACAGCCTCGACCGCCACGTCTCGCAGACCTGGCGCCTCGACGGGATGCTGAACTCCTACATCGCGTCCGTCCCGGCCCAGCAGCGCCTCGGCAAGCGCTGGTTCAGCGGATCGGCCGACGCGATCCTGCAGAGCCTCAACCTGCTCCGCGACGAGAAGCCCGACATCGTCGTGGTGGTGGGCGCCGACCACGTCTACCGCATGGACTTCGCGCAGATGATCCAGGCCCACATCGACTCGGGAGCGGCGGCGACCGTCGCGGCGATCCGGCAGCCCATCTCGCTCGCCGACCAGTTCGGCGTCATCGAGGTCGACGCCGCGCACCCGGACCGCATCGCCGCCTTCCGCGAGAAGCCGAGCGACCCGGTGGGCCTGCCCGACTCCCCGGACGAGGTGCTCGCCTCGATGGGCAACTACGTCTTCGACGCGGACGCCCTGATCGACGCCGTCATCCGCGACGGCGACCGCCCCGACTCCAACCACGACATGGGCGGCGACATCATCCCGGACTTCGTCTCGCGGGGCGAGGCCGGCGTCTACGACTTCAACAACAACGACCTCCCCGGCTCGACCGACCGCGACCGCTATTACTGGCGCGACGTGGGGACGATCGACTCGTTCTTCGAGGCCCACCAGGATCTGATCTCGGCGCTGCCGGTCTTCAACCTGTACAACCGCGAGTGGCCGATCTTCAGCCAGGTGCTCAACTCCCCGCCGGCCAAGATCGTCCGCGACGGCCGCGGTGCGCTCGGCACCACCATCGACTCCATCGTGTCGCTCGGCTCGGTGATCTCGGGCGCGCACCTGGAGCGCAGCGTGCTGGGTCCGTGGGCGAAGGTCGACTCCGGCGCGAAGGTCGTGGACTCGGTCGTGTTCGAGCGCGCGGTCATCGAGCCGAACGCGTTCGTCGGCCGTGCCATCCTGGACAAGGACGTCGTGGTGGCCGAGGGCGCCCGCATCGGCGTGGATCCGGCACGGGACCGCGCGCGCGGCTTCACCGTCACGGAGTCCGGCATCACCGTCGTCGGCAAGGGAGTTCACGTCGTTCCATGA
- a CDS encoding DUF4190 domain-containing protein, translating to MSDPNLNPQPLPPQQQPQYAAAPPAQPGYNTLAIVGFILAFFVNVVGVILGFVALSQIKRTGEQGRGLAIAAIIIGFAEILLGIIFTIIIIASIGVAAANYNSY from the coding sequence ATGAGCGATCCCAACCTGAACCCTCAGCCCCTCCCGCCGCAGCAGCAGCCGCAGTACGCTGCCGCCCCGCCCGCGCAGCCCGGCTACAACACCCTGGCGATCGTGGGCTTCATCCTGGCCTTCTTCGTCAACGTCGTGGGCGTCATCCTGGGCTTCGTCGCCCTCTCGCAGATCAAGCGCACCGGTGAGCAGGGCCGCGGTCTCGCGATCGCCGCCATCATCATCGGCTTCGCGGAGATCCTCCTCGGCATCATCTTCACGATCATCATCATCGCCTCGATCGGCGTCGCGGCCGCCAACTACAACAGCTACTGA
- a CDS encoding 3'-5' exonuclease yields MGWHHELGVFDLETTGVDVETARIVTAHVGLLNEQGEVVHGRYWLLDPEVEIPAEATAVHGITTALAREKGMDAGAGVAAIVDQLRRLFARAIPVVAYNAPYDFTLLDREARRHGVEPLDSPGPIVDPLVIDRAVDKFRPGKRTLTVAADHYGVSLTDAHDAGADAIAAGRVAQAMALRHAEHLSIDAAELHLKQIDWCREQAADFQDYMRRVRDPEFTASGDWPLR; encoded by the coding sequence ATGGGTTGGCACCACGAGCTCGGAGTCTTCGATCTGGAGACCACCGGAGTCGATGTCGAGACCGCCCGCATCGTCACCGCGCACGTCGGTCTGCTGAACGAGCAGGGCGAGGTCGTGCACGGCCGCTACTGGCTGCTCGACCCGGAGGTGGAGATCCCCGCCGAGGCGACGGCGGTGCACGGCATCACCACCGCGCTGGCGCGGGAGAAGGGAATGGACGCCGGCGCAGGCGTCGCGGCGATCGTCGACCAGCTCCGTCGACTGTTCGCACGTGCCATCCCGGTCGTCGCATACAACGCCCCCTACGACTTCACCCTGCTCGACCGGGAGGCACGCCGCCACGGCGTGGAGCCCCTCGACTCCCCCGGTCCCATCGTCGACCCGCTGGTCATCGACCGCGCCGTGGACAAGTTCCGTCCCGGCAAGCGCACCCTCACTGTCGCGGCCGATCATTACGGCGTCTCCCTGACCGACGCGCACGACGCCGGGGCCGACGCGATCGCCGCGGGCCGCGTCGCCCAGGCCATGGCGCTCCGTCACGCCGAGCACCTCTCCATCGACGCCGCGGAGCTGCACCTCAAGCAGATCGACTGGTGCCGCGAGCAGGCCGCCGATTTCCAGGACTACATGCGCCGCGTGCGCGATCCGGAGTTCACCGCCTCCGGCGACTGGCCCCTGCGCTGA
- the treS gene encoding maltose alpha-D-glucosyltransferase, with protein MSFTAPITLPGLTLDPQWYRRAVFYEVMVRSFVDSNGDGSGDLAGLTSKLDYLQWLGIDALWLPPFFQSPLRDGGYDVSDFKAILPEFGTIDEFRDLVTKAHERNMRIIIDLPMNHTSDQHEWFQQSRSDPEGPYGDFYVWNETDDKYPDIRIIFVDTEDSNWAFDEARRQYYFHRFFSHQPDLNFENPAVHDAMYDIVRFWLDLGVDGFRLDAIPYLYESDEGNGEGEPPTHEFIKRLREMVDREYPGRMMIAEANQWPREVAAFFGSDEEPECHMAFDFPVMPRIFYALRSQQATELVRVLSETTDTPEGAAWGVFLRNHDELTLEMVSEEYRQAMYGWYAYDPRMRANIGIRRRLAPLLDNSRAELELAHALLFSLAGSPFLYYGDEIGMGDNIWLPDRDSSRTPMQWTPDRNGGFSTADPGKLFLPVVQSLVYHYNQVNVEAQLAQSRSLLHWVRNVIHVRKAHPVFGLGSMRVLETDHESVLAFVRSYEGSGTHFGDQPEDVLCVFSFAHNPISVTLDAPELAGRTLYDMFGGAEFPTVAEDGRFTLTLGTQNFYWLHIEPRRD; from the coding sequence GTGAGTTTCACCGCGCCCATCACGCTGCCCGGGCTCACCCTCGACCCCCAGTGGTACCGCCGAGCGGTCTTCTACGAGGTCATGGTGCGCTCGTTCGTCGACAGCAACGGAGACGGCTCCGGCGACCTCGCGGGCCTGACCTCCAAACTGGACTACCTCCAGTGGCTGGGCATCGACGCGCTGTGGCTGCCGCCGTTCTTCCAGTCGCCCCTGCGCGACGGCGGGTACGACGTGTCGGACTTCAAGGCGATCCTGCCGGAGTTCGGCACCATCGACGAGTTCCGCGATCTGGTCACCAAGGCGCACGAGCGCAACATGCGCATCATCATCGACCTGCCGATGAACCACACCTCCGACCAGCACGAGTGGTTCCAGCAATCGCGCTCCGACCCCGAGGGGCCGTACGGCGACTTCTACGTCTGGAACGAGACCGACGACAAGTACCCGGACATCCGCATCATCTTCGTCGACACCGAGGATTCCAACTGGGCCTTCGACGAGGCGCGCCGCCAGTACTACTTCCACCGGTTCTTCTCGCACCAGCCCGACCTCAACTTCGAGAACCCGGCCGTGCACGACGCGATGTACGACATCGTCCGGTTCTGGCTCGACCTCGGGGTCGACGGGTTCCGCCTCGACGCCATCCCCTACCTCTACGAGTCCGACGAGGGCAACGGCGAGGGCGAGCCGCCGACGCACGAGTTCATCAAGCGGCTCCGCGAGATGGTCGACCGCGAGTACCCGGGCCGCATGATGATCGCCGAGGCCAACCAGTGGCCGCGCGAGGTCGCCGCGTTCTTCGGCAGCGACGAGGAGCCCGAGTGCCACATGGCGTTCGACTTCCCCGTGATGCCGCGCATCTTCTACGCGCTCCGCTCGCAGCAGGCGACCGAGCTGGTCCGCGTGCTCTCCGAGACCACGGACACCCCCGAGGGGGCGGCGTGGGGCGTGTTCCTGCGCAATCACGACGAGCTCACCCTCGAGATGGTGAGCGAGGAGTACCGGCAGGCGATGTACGGCTGGTACGCGTACGACCCGCGTATGCGCGCCAACATCGGCATCCGGCGCCGGCTGGCCCCGCTGCTCGACAACTCGCGCGCCGAGCTCGAGCTCGCGCACGCTCTGCTCTTCTCGCTCGCCGGCAGCCCGTTCCTCTACTACGGCGACGAGATCGGGATGGGCGACAACATCTGGCTGCCCGACCGCGACAGCTCGCGCACGCCCATGCAGTGGACGCCCGACCGCAACGGCGGCTTCTCCACCGCCGACCCGGGCAAGCTGTTCCTGCCGGTCGTGCAGTCGCTCGTGTACCACTACAACCAGGTGAACGTGGAGGCGCAGCTCGCGCAGTCCCGCTCCCTGCTGCACTGGGTGCGCAACGTCATCCACGTGCGCAAGGCCCATCCCGTGTTCGGTCTCGGCTCCATGCGCGTGCTGGAGACGGATCACGAGTCGGTGCTGGCGTTCGTGCGGTCGTACGAGGGCAGCGGCACCCACTTCGGAGACCAGCCGGAGGATGTGCTGTGCGTGTTCTCCTTCGCGCACAACCCCATCTCGGTCACGCTGGACGCCCCCGAGCTCGCCGGACGCACCCTCTACGACATGTTCGGCGGGGCCGAGTTCCCCACCGTCGCAGAGGACGGCCGGTTCACGCTCACGCTCGGCACCCAGAACTTCTACTGGCTGCACATCGAGCCGCGGCGCGACTGA
- a CDS encoding Sir2 family NAD-dependent protein deacetylase: protein MGDDLEVPVNTLTTELTPELARGIDDTVALLAGRRFAVLTGAGVSTDSGIPDYRGEGAPTRTPMTFQQFLADDRYRKRYWAGSHLGYRRFAAAHPNDGHRALAALESAGVANGVITQNVDGLHKQAGSQRVVDLHGSMDRVLCLVCGQVFAREAITARIDAANPWLDTEGAVEIAPDGDAIVTDVDAFEVPDCTVCGGRLKPDVVFFGEFIPAEKYREASALVRSSDALLIAGSSLVVNSGIRLLEEARRRKLPIVIVNRGETKGDLRATIKLEGGTTETLVELSRRLA from the coding sequence ATGGGGGACGATCTGGAGGTGCCCGTGAACACGCTGACGACGGAGCTGACGCCGGAGCTCGCACGCGGGATCGACGACACGGTCGCCCTGCTCGCCGGACGCCGCTTCGCCGTGCTCACCGGCGCGGGCGTGTCGACGGACTCCGGCATCCCGGACTACCGCGGCGAAGGCGCCCCCACGCGCACCCCGATGACCTTCCAGCAGTTCCTCGCCGACGACCGGTACCGCAAGCGCTACTGGGCCGGCAGCCACCTGGGCTATCGGCGCTTCGCGGCGGCGCACCCCAACGACGGCCACCGTGCGCTCGCGGCCCTCGAGTCCGCCGGCGTCGCCAACGGCGTCATCACGCAGAACGTCGACGGGCTCCACAAGCAGGCCGGCTCGCAGCGCGTCGTCGATCTCCACGGCTCCATGGACCGCGTGCTGTGCCTCGTCTGCGGCCAGGTCTTCGCCCGCGAGGCGATCACCGCGCGCATCGACGCGGCCAATCCGTGGCTCGACACGGAGGGCGCGGTCGAGATCGCGCCGGACGGCGACGCCATCGTCACCGACGTCGACGCGTTCGAGGTGCCCGACTGCACGGTCTGCGGCGGGCGTCTCAAGCCCGACGTGGTCTTCTTCGGCGAGTTCATCCCGGCGGAGAAGTACCGGGAGGCCAGCGCGCTCGTGCGCTCGTCCGACGCACTCCTCATCGCCGGCTCCTCCCTCGTCGTCAACTCGGGGATCCGCCTCCTCGAAGAGGCGCGCCGCCGCAAGCTGCCGATCGTCATCGTCAACCGCGGGGAGACCAAGGGCGACCTGAGGGCGACCATTAAGCTGGAGGGCGGGACGACGGAGACGCTCGTCGAGCTCTCCCGCCGGCTGGCCTAG
- a CDS encoding glycosyltransferase family 4 protein, producing MKILFDCRYTRIGRHDGISRFTAGLVAALAERHAVTMLISDHRQLEMLPDLPWELIGSPTAVGEPWVARQVNRLSPDIVFTPMQTMGGFGRRYRLVLTVHDLIYYRHPTPPRDLPAFVRGLWRLYHLAWWPQRLLLNRSDAVVTVSKTTKDLIAEHRLTRRPVFVVPNAADMPPIAEERAARPAPESKSLVYMGSFMPYKNVDTLVRAVALLPDYELHLMSRVGEEEKQRLAALAPGARLVFHDGASDEEYAETLAAATALVTASRDEGFGIPLVESMTLGTPVVVSDIPIFREIGGEAALFFDADAPDQLADRVRHLEEEGVWAARAAACRAEAARYTWEASAAHLLTVLTATASRAERRTGGRTR from the coding sequence GTGAAGATCCTGTTCGACTGCCGGTACACCCGCATCGGCCGCCACGACGGGATCAGCCGTTTCACGGCCGGGCTCGTCGCCGCCCTGGCCGAGCGCCACGCCGTCACCATGCTGATCAGCGACCATCGCCAGCTCGAGATGCTGCCGGATCTGCCGTGGGAGCTCATCGGCTCGCCGACCGCTGTCGGCGAGCCGTGGGTCGCCCGCCAGGTCAATCGGCTCTCCCCGGACATCGTGTTCACGCCCATGCAGACGATGGGCGGCTTCGGGAGGCGGTACCGCCTGGTGCTGACCGTGCACGACCTGATCTACTACCGCCACCCGACGCCGCCGCGCGACCTCCCGGCCTTCGTGCGCGGTCTGTGGCGGCTCTACCACCTCGCCTGGTGGCCGCAGCGGCTGCTGCTCAACCGGTCGGATGCGGTGGTCACCGTCTCGAAGACGACCAAGGACCTCATCGCCGAGCACCGGCTCACCCGCCGTCCGGTCTTCGTGGTGCCGAACGCGGCCGACATGCCGCCGATCGCGGAGGAGCGCGCCGCGCGTCCCGCCCCGGAGTCGAAGAGCCTGGTCTACATGGGCTCGTTCATGCCGTACAAGAACGTCGACACGCTCGTGCGCGCGGTCGCCCTGCTGCCGGACTACGAACTCCACCTGATGAGCCGGGTGGGCGAGGAGGAGAAGCAGCGGCTCGCGGCCCTCGCGCCCGGTGCCCGCCTCGTCTTCCACGACGGGGCCAGCGACGAGGAGTACGCCGAGACGCTGGCCGCCGCCACGGCGCTGGTCACCGCGTCGCGCGACGAGGGCTTCGGCATCCCGCTCGTGGAGTCGATGACGCTCGGAACGCCGGTGGTCGTCAGCGACATTCCGATCTTCCGCGAGATCGGGGGTGAGGCGGCGCTGTTCTTCGACGCCGACGCTCCCGATCAGCTCGCGGACCGGGTGCGGCACCTCGAAGAGGAGGGCGTGTGGGCGGCGCGCGCCGCGGCCTGTCGCGCGGAGGCGGCCCGCTACACCTGGGAAGCGTCCGCGGCGCACCTGCTCACGGTCCTCACGGCGACGGCGTCCCGGGCGGAGCGCCGGACAGGCGGCCGCACCCGCTGA
- the serB gene encoding phosphoserine phosphatase SerB, translating into MTSAHTHQQHPQSPASFLVVLDADSTLIHDEVIELLAEEAGARSEVAEITERAMRGELDFAQSLRERVRALAGLPVSVFERVGERIRVTDGVPELIAGVQAAGGLVGVVSGGFHELLDPLGARLGLDRWRANRLAVRDGELTGEVEGPIVDAEAKAHALREWADAAGVPLPRTLAIGDGANDLRMMAQAGLSIAFNAKPRVRAEADLVIDRQDLAQVLPLLGLRG; encoded by the coding sequence ATGACGTCCGCACACACGCACCAGCAGCACCCTCAGTCCCCGGCGTCGTTCCTCGTCGTCCTCGACGCCGACTCGACCCTCATCCACGACGAGGTGATCGAGCTGCTCGCCGAGGAGGCGGGCGCGCGTTCCGAGGTCGCCGAGATCACCGAGCGCGCCATGCGCGGCGAGCTCGACTTCGCGCAGAGCCTGCGTGAGCGCGTGCGCGCCCTGGCCGGGCTCCCCGTCTCGGTCTTCGAACGCGTCGGGGAGCGCATCCGCGTCACGGACGGTGTCCCGGAGCTCATCGCCGGCGTTCAGGCCGCCGGTGGGCTGGTCGGCGTCGTCTCCGGCGGTTTCCACGAGCTGCTCGACCCGCTCGGCGCCCGGCTCGGGCTCGACCGCTGGCGCGCCAACCGCCTCGCCGTGCGCGACGGGGAGCTGACGGGCGAGGTCGAGGGACCGATCGTCGACGCCGAGGCCAAGGCGCATGCGCTGCGCGAGTGGGCCGACGCGGCGGGCGTTCCGCTCCCGCGGACGCTCGCGATCGGCGACGGAGCCAACGATCTGCGCATGATGGCGCAGGCCGGGCTCTCGATCGCGTTCAACGCCAAACCGCGGGTGCGGGCCGAGGCCGATCTCGTGATCGACCGCCAGGACCTCGCCCAGGTGCTCCCCCTTCTCGGCCTCCGCGGCTGA
- the glgA gene encoding glycogen synthase: MRVDLLTREYPPDIYGGAGVHVTELVRALRADIEVIVRCFGEPRDAADTVAYPVPAELREANGALATLGVDLQMAQDCGGADVVHSHTWYANAGGHLAKLLHDVPHVVTAHSLEPLRPWKAEQLGGGYRVSSWVEKTAFEAADRVIAVSDGMRRDILNSYPSLEPERVSVVYNGIDLERWTPLTDDERARALGIDPTRPAVVFVGRITRQKGLPYLLRAARMLPADVQLVLCAGAPDTPEILAEVSGLVEQLQAERDGVVWIDRLLTNEELRIALTASTVFVCPSIYEPLGIVNLEAMACGLPVVGTATGGIPEVIVDGVTGRLVPIDQLQDGTGTPTDPDAFVRDLAAALTEVVSDPARAARMGQAGRERAETSFSWAAIAEQTRDIYRSVSR; this comes from the coding sequence ATGCGCGTTGATCTTCTGACCAGGGAGTACCCGCCGGACATCTACGGCGGCGCCGGGGTGCACGTCACAGAGCTCGTGCGCGCGCTGCGCGCCGACATCGAGGTGATCGTCCGCTGCTTCGGCGAGCCGCGGGACGCCGCCGACACGGTGGCGTACCCGGTGCCCGCGGAGCTGCGGGAGGCGAACGGAGCCCTGGCGACCCTGGGGGTCGATCTCCAGATGGCGCAGGACTGCGGGGGAGCGGACGTCGTCCACTCGCACACGTGGTACGCCAACGCCGGCGGCCACCTGGCGAAGCTGCTGCACGACGTGCCCCACGTGGTCACCGCGCACAGTCTCGAGCCGTTGCGGCCGTGGAAGGCCGAGCAGCTCGGCGGCGGCTACCGCGTGTCGAGCTGGGTCGAGAAGACCGCCTTCGAAGCCGCCGACCGCGTCATCGCGGTGAGCGACGGGATGCGCCGCGACATCCTGAACTCGTACCCGTCGCTGGAACCGGAGCGCGTGTCCGTCGTCTACAACGGCATCGACCTCGAGCGCTGGACGCCGCTGACGGACGACGAGCGGGCGCGGGCGCTCGGGATCGACCCGACGCGGCCGGCCGTCGTGTTCGTCGGGCGGATCACCCGCCAGAAGGGCCTGCCCTATCTGCTGCGGGCCGCGCGGATGCTCCCGGCCGACGTGCAGCTCGTGCTGTGCGCCGGCGCGCCCGACACCCCGGAGATCCTGGCCGAGGTGAGCGGCCTCGTCGAGCAGCTGCAGGCTGAACGCGACGGCGTCGTGTGGATCGACCGGCTCCTGACCAACGAGGAGCTGAGGATCGCCCTCACGGCCTCCACTGTCTTCGTGTGCCCGTCGATCTACGAGCCGCTGGGGATCGTCAACCTCGAGGCGATGGCGTGCGGCCTCCCGGTCGTCGGGACCGCGACCGGAGGCATCCCCGAGGTCATCGTCGACGGCGTCACCGGCCGGCTCGTGCCGATCGATCAGCTCCAGGACGGCACCGGGACGCCGACCGACCCCGACGCGTTCGTCCGCGACCTCGCGGCGGCCCTGACGGAGGTCGTGAGCGACCCGGCGCGGGCCGCTCGGATGGGCCAGGCCGGCCGCGAGCGCGCCGAGACGTCGTTCAGCTGGGCTGCGATCGCGGAGCAGACACGTGACATCTACCGATCGGTGAGCCGGTAG
- a CDS encoding ABC transporter ATP-binding protein, protein MASSVLQLSDVSVTRDGNAVLQGVDWAVQPDERWVVLGPNGAGKTTLLQIAAAALHPTGGEAVVLGETLGQSDLAELRPLIGFASSALARRIPRKETVLDVVMTAAYAVTGRWNELYEEIDERRALRVLGEWHLEHLAQRTFGSLSDGEQKRVQIARSVMTDPEILLLDEPAASLDLGGREELVQLLGGYASDAKSPAIVMVTHHVEEIPLGFNRALLLKDGQVTAQGPIGEVLTSESLSDTFGVDVELVETDGRYTARARQTTAG, encoded by the coding sequence ATGGCCAGCAGCGTTCTCCAGCTCTCAGACGTGTCCGTGACCCGGGACGGCAACGCCGTCCTCCAAGGCGTCGACTGGGCCGTTCAGCCGGACGAGCGCTGGGTCGTGCTCGGACCCAACGGCGCGGGCAAGACGACCCTGCTGCAGATCGCGGCGGCCGCCCTCCACCCTACCGGCGGCGAGGCCGTCGTCCTCGGCGAGACGCTCGGCCAGAGCGACCTCGCGGAGCTGCGTCCGCTCATCGGATTCGCGTCGAGCGCTCTGGCCCGCCGCATCCCGCGCAAGGAGACCGTGCTCGACGTCGTCATGACGGCCGCGTACGCCGTGACCGGCCGCTGGAACGAGCTCTACGAGGAGATCGACGAGCGTCGCGCCCTGCGCGTGCTCGGCGAGTGGCACCTGGAGCACCTCGCGCAGCGCACCTTCGGCAGCCTGAGCGACGGCGAGCAGAAGCGCGTCCAGATCGCGCGCTCGGTGATGACCGACCCCGAGATCCTCCTCCTCGACGAGCCCGCGGCCAGCCTCGACCTGGGCGGCCGCGAGGAGCTCGTCCAGCTGCTCGGCGGCTACGCCAGCGACGCGAAGTCGCCCGCCATCGTCATGGTGACGCACCACGTGGAGGAGATCCCGCTCGGCTTCAACCGCGCCCTCCTGCTGAAGGACGGCCAGGTCACGGCGCAGGGCCCGATCGGGGAGGTGCTGACGAGCGAGAGCCTCAGCGACACCTTCGGCGTCGACGTCGAGCTTGTCGAGACGGACGGCCGCTACACCGCTCGCGCGCGTCAGACCACCGCAGGCTGA